A segment of the Rhodopirellula bahusiensis genome:
AGAAGCTGGCTGCCTTTGATCCCAGTTGAGCGGTTTTGCCAGCACACGCCAGGGGCGATGCGCCTATTGATATTAAACCTGCGTCGATCATGCAATCTTTCGCAACAGCCCATTATCTGAGCAGCTGGCAACCCGATACTTCCTCATGGATTTTGTGTGAACGCCATGTCACCGGGATTAGGTTTGCACTGATTTCTAGCGGCGTCCGCGAGCCTATCTTTGCCGAGAACCCAATGCAAATCCTGACCCCAGCGAAGGAGAGAAAGGGTGCGAGATGCGCTTTTGCTTGGGAAAGATTGGGTGCGAGTCAATGCCGAATATCAGCGGGGCACTACGCGGCGGACACCTTCCATGAAGTCAACCAAGTCTCCGGCGGAGAATAGAGGGTGGGACTTTGTTTTGATCATGTTGTAGGAAAGTTCAATACAGCAATCAGCTGCGGGGGTATCTAGGTATGCGCGCACGTAGTCTATCGGAAAGATGGCCATTGATTGATCAGGGGCGGCGACTGCCAGCAAAGGATTTGCAACACGCTCGCCGCTTTTCCCTATCTGTTTCCAGGCCCAGCCAAACGCTAGTCTTAGTTGCTCTCCCCAAGCAACACCTAGCAGTACAGAGCCGTCTTCATTGGGCGCAAGCTTTTGCAACGCAGTTGCATCTCGCTGAGCCTGGACAACTAGTTGGCCAATTTGAGCGATAGCCGCATCCGGTGAGTCCGTGTCAAGATCGAATCGCTGAATTGCGGTCTCTGTTACGCCAGTGACTAGCTTTCGGTTTTCTTCCGTCATTTCAACGAGCTGGAGTTTCATTGTTGCGGTTTCTTCAGGGGGCGTTTGACCTTGATTCTAGACTTTTCAGTCTTTTTATTGTTTCGATTTCCCTTCCACACGATGACATCCACGGGGTTTGGCCATTCAATTTGATTGACCAAGGGTTCAACCGCGGTAAAGATTTCTTGTGAGTTAGGCCCACTAAGGTGAATTAGCAATGCCTTTTTGCTGGCTTCAGTTTGCTCGACACCACCTATGTAGTCGTCGGAGATTTGCGATTGCGAATCGGCAAGGCAGTTAGCGACCTGTTCCGCAATTTTGTAGCCAATGTCAATTTCACTTTGGGTTGGTTTGGAACCTGCTATCGCTAAGGAAATAGTCATTGATTCGCCATTTAAATTTGCCACATCTCTGCTTCGTAGCCTCGCCGCCTTTGCCGCTAACTGCTTCCAGTCTGCGTTCTCCTCTAGTGGCCACACCTTGTTGAAGCAAAAGCCATTTAATGATGCCGACTCGACTTGCGACTTGTACTCTTCGGTGACGTAAACTCGCTGAGGGCACTCTCGGACACGGAAAATGGCATGGCCATCTAATCTATTAGGGTTGAATACGTGATAGTCGATTCCGAACGCAGTTTCCTTCGAGCTGCCTGGAGCTGGGAAAGATATTTTTGAGTGCTGGCGATCTAGTGCATCCGAAATATGATGAATGTTGAAAATGTAGTACGTTCCAGCGACTGTCTTTACAGGAAGTAGCTCTCCGCTTCTCAACAATAAATCTCCTAGTACTTCCACCGCTCTAGGGCTGTAAACAGGGTGTCGAATGGCTACGCGGGTTAGATCCACGAATGGACGCAATGCACCAGCGACTACAGGTGGGACCCATGCATTTGAGAAGCTTTTGGGAGACCACGATAGCTTAACGCCCAGTCCCGAATTGAAATCGTCGTCAAGCGTCCCGCCCCCGAAGAGCGAATCAGCTTGATCGAAATCTATGGCTTCAAATCTTGGGTCATCGAAAGTCATTGACTGTTCAAATATCTCCACTATACAAATTCTCCATTTAATATGCGCCCGCGAAGGCGGTTTAATGCATCGATCGCATCAGGCTTCGACACCACGCCTTGAAATTCATCCACTAGTTCGGTTATGTACTTCGCCTTGTGAGTGCCCAAATGACCTGCTCTCGCCCAGAATCCATTGATAGCGGAATTTGAAAGTCCAGTATCCCTCAATAGTTTTTGTATTCGCTGCAGTTCGAGTCGCTCTGCAGCTTTGACCCAGCTAAACATTTCGGAAGGTACGATATGCGCCGCGTGATAGAGCGAAACCCCGTTGTTTGATAGGAACGGAGGTTTCCACACTCCATTTTTCGTCAGGTCCTTGCCCAGTGCCGCGCTGTCGCCGCAGGCATTGTGGACTAAGACCCCAGCGTCACCGACCCGATAGACATGCTCGCAGTCGACTTCGATATTGTAAACATCGGTAGGCTGGTGATGGAAGGCTCGAGAAATAAGTTGTAAGGGGCCATCGTTGCTATGGACTTGTTCGTCGATTTCGAGTTCACCGAGCGGCACCCATTCGAGTCGGTCCAGTGACCAGACTGGGTGGATGCTTGTGCCATTGAGAACTGTTCCGTCGCTGAAGGTGGCTTCGACGAGGTTGGTTGCGCTGCGTGTGATGAAGCGTCCGGTGACCAGGTTGCCGTGCCCGTCAGAGAGTGGCGTGCAAGGTTCAATGGAACGAATGGTTGCCCAGCCGGCAACATTCAGTTCTTCAAGCTGCAGGTGAAGGCGTGCACCCGTCTGGAAGCCTTGCTCCTCGATCCACGTTAGCGGGCGAAGAAGCTCGACCTCGACCCTCGCTCCATCTTCACGCTCGATCTCGGCAGAAAGCAGTCGCCACGTTTATTCGTGTGCGTCGGGTATTGGATTCTCGGTACCGAAGGCTTCTGGGGTCTTCGTGTCGATTCGGGAGCGAGAGTGTTGCATCAGTTTAGCGATTTGGTCTAAGGAAGCTTAATTGGCTTTTCCATTGCATCTTTATCCCAATACGGGCTGTCATATGCTGATGCACTTAGCTCTTCCCCCCATGGTAAGGAACGCAACAGGGGTGTGATGTGCGTCAGCAGCTTCTTTGGGTTTGGGCAAGGCAAGAGAATCTTCGTTCCTTCCGTGTCTGCCAATTCCCCAGCCAAGCCTCCGAGATAGGGGGTGTTTGGTTCGGTTAATATCAATGCTTCGGCAATTGCATTGCGAGTCTCGTCCAGGTGTTGAGAAGGGACGCAAACTAATAGCGTCTTTGCCTGTGAGCGTTCGAGGGACTTTGCCTTTAGTTCCGTGGGGTCAGGGGCTTTTGCCCCCAGTGGCCATATCGGATCGAAGAAGAAACCAAGAAGCTTGGCTGCCTCTGCAGTGTCCACAAAATTTTGAGTCACTAGAACTGTCGATAGGTCCTCAGCTAGGCGGAAAGTTGAGAGGTTTTTCAGTTTCGACTCTTTGAGATGATATTCTTCAATATCGAGAAAAAAGTGAGGGTTCTTCTTTAGTCGCAGACCTTTCGTTCGATCTTGGTTGACAGCACCAGATACCACAGTGAGGGTTTGGTATGCCATATAGTCACCGAACTTCGATCTTACCGGAAGTAGCTCCCCATTGGGATCAAGGGCGCGAAAGAGTGCTGCTGTTGCCCGTTTGCTGAAAACTGGTACATGAAAATCGCAACAAGGGAAGTCGTTGAAAGGGTTCACGTTTTCCTGGTACGTGAATTCAGGATGATCCCAGACAGCTCCCAGTCGCGGGACATTGAAGTCAGGGGTTTCTGGATAGAAATTTGTAAAGTCGCAGGTTCGGTCGTTTGGATTGGTTAATCCTGGAAGATCCCATCCGAAACCTTCGAAACGCGGGTCTCTTGCAATTGTGCGAAGTTTGTAAATGTTTATGTCAAAAAATCTCCTCGCTCAATTTCTTCATTTCTCGCCACTAAATTCCCCGGAGAACCACGGAAGAACGCACTCATGGTCGAATCGACGAGCGAAGCTACTACTTCTACGAGCTCTAAGCGGACCTGCCAGACGTTTCAAGGTGGAAGGGACTCCAAGCCGTTGGAATGTCAATCAGCAACACTGAGCGCCGCAAGGGCGATGAGATCTCGGTTCGATACTACATCGTTAGTAAGATGCTGCCTAGTGAAGACTTCGCCAGCGCGGTTCGTGGGCATTGGGGAACTGAAAACAGTTGCCACTGGCAACTTATGTGATCTTCGGCGAAGGCCAATATCGAATCCGCAAGGGGCATGGCGATGAGAACTTCTACACGATGCGGCGAACCGCATTGGGTCTATTGAAACAAGAGAAAACAGCCAAGTGTGGAGCAAAGAACAAACGCCTCACTGCGGGTTCGGGCGACGGCTACATGGAAAGAGTCGTTCTCAGCACGTGATTCGCCGTGCAATCGCCCTGACAATGTAATGAAGTCACTGGAGATTATGTAGCCTTCGTGAATTTGCTGAGTATTTCATTAGCTTCATCGACTAATTCCGAATGTTTATCTCTCGCAATTTCTTTCAGATCTTCGGTCAAAAACGCGTACAGCTCTGGACGCTCAACGCTACCATGGCACAAATAGCTGATCAGTCGTGACAAGCAAGCTGATTTTGAGTTCTTACTCAATGAGTGTGAGAGAAACGACTCGATTGATTCAAGCCAAAACTCTAGTCGCTTTAGCATCTCTGGTGTCGCGAGGCCGTTTCTTCGTATCGGACTCAGTTCCGCGATGCCAAGAAGTCTCAGTGTTTGGCACATTACTATCATGGAGCTAATCAGATCGCGGTCAATGGCTGACGGTTGGGACAGGTTTCGGTATTCGGAGATTGCCGCCTGCATGAATTCTGCAAACGATTCTTCATTGCAGCCTTTGAACGGTCTGAGCGTTTCTGCGAGACTCGGTTGTACTCCATTCTCCAATAGAGTGATCCCGCTATGATGCTGCAGGACTGCAAGATTTGAACTCATTTGAATTAACTTCCCTCAATTCAGGTATTCTATGATTGCCCGAGGGTCGATTCCGCCGGTGATAAGTATTTCCTTTGCTCGAAGGACATTCTTAACGTCAATTCCGCGGCCGTGTCTCTTAACGTGCTGGAGCACGTTTGAGTGAGAGACGACTCCCGATCCCGTCTCAAGCAGTTTTTTGATGTCAATTTTTACCAGGCCTGCGCCACTTTTGTAAAAAGCAGCACCGCTTTCTTCAAGTGACGCTGAAATATACTTTGTCGGATAGCCTTGTATGTGATCAGTGATCGTTCCGCCAACTCCTTTCGGTAGGATCCGCTGGCCAGCTGCGTACCTCGCAAGGTCGTCTGCGTCTAGTGCTCGATAGCAATTGTTGTGCACCAGGATACCAGAGTTACCGACCTGGTAGACGTGCTCGCAATCGACTTCGATATTGTAAACATCGGTAGGCTGGTAATGGAAGGCTCGAGAAACAAGTTGCAAGGGGCCATCATTGCTATGGACTTGTTCGTCGATTTCGAGTTCACCGAGCGGTACCCATTCCAGCCGGTCCAGTGACCAGACAGGGTGGATGCTTGTGCCATTGAGGATGGTTCCGTCGCTGAAGGTGGCTTCGACGAGATTGGTTGCCCCGCGTGTGACGAAGCGTCCGGTGACCAGGTTGCCGTGGCCGTCAGAGAGTGGCGGGCAAGGTTCAATGGAACGGATGGTTGCCCAGCCGGCAACATTCAGTTCTTCAAGCTGCAGGTGAAGGCGCGCACCCGTCTGGAAGCCTTGCTCCTCGATCCACGTTAGCGGGCGAAGAAGCTCGACCTCGACCCTTGCTCCATCTTCACGCTCGATCTCGGCGGAAAGCAGCCGCCACGTTGATTCGTGTGCGTCGGGAATCCGATTCTCGGCACCGAAGGCTTCTGGGTTCTTGGTGTCGATCCGAGAGCCGAGTGGAACTTCTTCGATCGGGACGACAATCGCAGACTCAGCCTGAGGGGCCTCCCATTCAATTCCAAGGTCGTAACTGAACGACTCGCTGGCGTTGGTCGCATAGGCCATCTCGAGATTTGATTTTGCGACGGGCAACGCAGACAGATGGACCTTCGTACCGGCGACAAAGCAGCCGCCGAGCTTCAGGAAGTCCGGGCCGTTGAGTTTCTTTAAGGCCGCACCTCCGGCGGCTCCCAACGCGGGTGCGAAGTTGAGACCGATCATGGCAACGTTGCCAGCGATCTGCCAGCCGGTCATGTTGCCACCGTTGGTCGCTAGGTTGTTGGCTTGCTGGATGCCTTGGCCCACTGCCGCCACCGTGTCCACAAACGAGTAGACGCGGGCTGCCGCGAGGCCAACTTTTGCAATTGCACTGGCACAAGCCGGTGCCGAGGCGCCTCCTGACAAAACGCCGACGCCGATTTGGACAACCACGCCCGCAACGGCGCCCTCTACATATCCAACCGTGTAAGCGAACTCATGGCCTTCGATTGCCCCGAGGTTTGGAATGGAAAGGTCGTATCCATAAACGACCAGTCCTTCGAACGGGTTGATTACGTCGAGGAAGCCATCAATCTGGCCGTTCACGTAGCTTTGGTACGATTCGATCGCATCAATGATGACGGGTTCGTAGTAGTCCCAGGCCCCTCCGGGATCGCCTGTTGCCAAGTACAGCTCATTGATAAACGCAGTCCCAGTGTCCTGGATCCAGGTTGTCAGGTCATTGACGCTATTTACTAGCTGGGCACCGACGGAGAATTGCCATGAGGTGGCAAGCTGTGGCACGTAGTCTTCGGTAGACAGTTGTAATGTGACACTGAATGGTGTGCCGGTGTTGTCGTATCCAGAGTACGTGTTGCTTGCGTACCGATCGCCATTGGTGCCGCTGAAGGTCACTTGGCCCGATTTGTTATCGAGTGAGTATGAACCGTCAAGTTTGCCACCTGAGCTTTGCCAGTTGCCTCCGCTGGCCTTGCCTTCGGAGTATTCGTAAATGCCGGTGTTGCTCCAGCCGTAGGAGATATCGGTCGAATAGGACTGCTTGGTGTCTCCTGTGAATGACTTCATTGACACATGTGGATTGGTGTAGCCGTCAAAGGCACCTCCGTTCGGATCGCCACCGCCATACCCCTGATCAAAGTTCCATCCACTACCGGATCCTCCTCCGCCGTAGCCGCCATATCCACCGCTCGAGTTCGGGTCATAGACGCCGACCCCCGTGGTTTTGTGTTGGACGTCGATTTTGTGCGAGTATGAACCTTCATTGTGCCATGTGCCGCCTCCGTAACCGCCGGAACCACCGCCACCATAACCCCCATAGCCACCATAACCCCCGTAGCCACCATAACCGCTGCTCCCGGCCGTCGATCCTTTGTCGGCGTACTTGTCATCGCGATCGAAGTCGCGGAACACTTCTCTTTCGATCGCTACTTCGACCTTCGACGAACCGGCGGTCTGGGTTTCAATGCGGGTATCGAATGTGTGCGATACGTCGGTTTCAGAGTACTTGTGGTAGTCTCCATTGCTGGATCCATAGTAATAGTTGCTAAACTCCTGGATATCGTCTTTGCGGTCGTATTCGCCGGTGTGCTTGTTGTCGACATACACCTTATGAACGACAGTCGAGTTGTATTTTGTGACGGGCGTCGGGCCCGAGTTGTCGACGCTACGGAAATGGGTGACTGTGCGGACATCCTTGTTGTCATCGTGGTTCTTATCCGCGCCGTATTTGTCGCTGGTGTTGATGTCCGAGACGGTCTGCTTAGTGGTTGTTTCGTCGAACTTGGTGGTGGTTGATTTACTACCGGCATCGGTGACCCAGCCATCCGTCCGTTCCTTCACCGAATTGTTCGTTACGACGGTGGTCGAATCCACGACGCGGTTGTTTGCCGTGTAAGTAGTAACACGGTGCGTCGTGGTTTTGTCATCTTCCGTCCGGATCGTCCCTTTTTCCGAGAACTCAGTGTCGGTAGTGGCTTTGGTGTCGGTCTCACCGTTGGCTTTGTGTGTGACAGCGAGAACCACATCTGTGCCGTACTTCGTAATCGTACCGACGTCTGTCGAGTCGTTTTTGGTTACAGTCTGCGTGAACGTTCCGCCGCTGACATTGCCCGAGGTCGTTTCATAACCTGTGGTGGAGCGTTTTTCGGTTTCCGTTTGCTTGCCTTCGCTGTGGTAAGTCTGTGTCCCCACCTTCGCATTGTACGTGTGGACACCGGCCTTGATGTCGTGTTTGCGTGTCAGGTCAACACTGAAGTTGGATTTGCCTTTGTCGGATTTGATCTCACTGATCGCGTAAGCGAAGCCGCTGATCGTCCGATTGGTTTTGCTCTCTTGGTACTTGTCCCAGGTTCCCTTGCCACCACCGTTGGCGGTGGTGTAAAGGTGCCCCGATTTGTCACCTCCGTATCCACCTCCATAACCGCCTCCGTATCCACCTGACG
Coding sequences within it:
- a CDS encoding imm11 family protein, with protein sequence MTFDDPRFEAIDFDQADSLFGGGTLDDDFNSGLGVKLSWSPKSFSNAWVPPVVAGALRPFVDLTRVAIRHPVYSPRAVEVLGDLLLRSGELLPVKTVAGTYYIFNIHHISDALDRQHSKISFPAPGSSKETAFGIDYHVFNPNRLDGHAIFRVRECPQRVYVTEEYKSQVESASLNGFCFNKVWPLEENADWKQLAAKAARLRSRDVANLNGESMTISLAIAGSKPTQSEIDIGYKIAEQVANCLADSQSQISDDYIGGVEQTEASKKALLIHLSGPNSQEIFTAVEPLVNQIEWPNPVDVIVWKGNRNNKKTEKSRIKVKRPLKKPQQ
- a CDS encoding polymorphic toxin-type HINT domain-containing protein, whose product is MLSAEIEREDGARVEVELLRPLTWIEEQGFQTGARLHLQLEELNVAGWATIRSIEPCTPLSDGHGNLVTGRFITRSATNLVEATFSDGTVLNGTSIHPVWSLDRLEWVPLGELEIDEQVHSNDGPLQLISRAFHHQPTDVYNIEVDCEHVYRVGDAGVLVHNACGDSAALGKDLTKNGVWKPPFLSNNGVSLYHAAHIVPSEMFSWVKAAERLELQRIQKLLRDTGLSNSAINGFWARAGHLGTHKAKYITELVDEFQGVVSKPDAIDALNRLRGRILNGEFV